From the genome of Streptomyces sp. NBC_01116, one region includes:
- the whiA gene encoding DNA-binding protein WhiA, with translation MAMTPAVKNEISHLPVTRTCCRKAEVSAILRFAGGLHLVSGRIVIEAELDTGNAARRLKRDILEIFGHSSELIVMAPGGLRRGSRFVVRVVAGGDQLARQTGLVDGRGRPIRGLPPQVVSGATCDAEAAWRGAFLAHGSLTEPGRSSSLEVTCPGPEAALALVGAARRLSIAAKAREVRGVDRVVVRDGDAIGALLTRLGAHDAVLAWEERRMRREVRATANRLANFDDANLRRSARAAVAAGARVGRALEILGEEVPEHLAAAGRLRMEHKQASLEELGALADPPLTKDAVAGRIRRLLAMADKRAQDLGIPGTESTLSEELADGLVG, from the coding sequence ATGGCGATGACGCCAGCGGTGAAGAACGAAATCTCTCATCTTCCCGTCACCCGGACCTGCTGCAGGAAAGCAGAGGTCTCGGCGATTCTTCGGTTCGCGGGCGGCCTGCACCTGGTGAGCGGCCGGATTGTGATCGAGGCGGAGCTGGACACCGGCAACGCCGCCCGCCGCCTCAAGCGCGACATCCTGGAGATCTTCGGGCACAGCTCCGAGCTGATCGTGATGGCCCCCGGCGGACTGCGCCGCGGCTCGCGCTTCGTCGTACGGGTGGTGGCGGGCGGCGACCAGCTGGCCCGCCAGACCGGTCTGGTGGACGGCCGCGGCCGTCCGATCCGTGGGCTGCCCCCGCAGGTGGTCTCGGGGGCCACCTGCGACGCCGAGGCGGCCTGGCGCGGAGCGTTCCTCGCCCACGGCTCGCTCACCGAGCCCGGCCGCTCCTCCTCTCTGGAGGTCACCTGCCCGGGGCCGGAGGCGGCCCTCGCCCTGGTCGGGGCGGCGCGCCGGCTCTCCATCGCCGCCAAGGCCCGTGAGGTGCGCGGCGTGGACCGCGTGGTGGTCCGCGACGGCGACGCGATCGGCGCCCTGCTGACCCGGCTCGGCGCGCACGACGCCGTGCTCGCCTGGGAGGAGCGGCGGATGCGGCGCGAGGTCCGCGCCACGGCCAACCGGCTCGCCAACTTCGACGACGCGAACCTGCGCCGCTCGGCCCGCGCCGCGGTCGCCGCCGGGGCCCGGGTGGGGCGCGCGCTGGAGATCCTCGGCGAGGAGGTCCCCGAGCACCTCGCCGCCGCGGGACGGCTCCGCATGGAGCACAAGCAGGCCTCCCTGGAGGAGCTGGGCGCGCTCGCCGACCCGCCGCTGACCAAGGACGCGGTCGCCGGCCGGATCCGCCGGCTGCTGGCGATGGCCGACAAGCGGGCCCAGGACCTGGGCATCCCGGGGACCGAGTCGACGCTCAGCGAGGAGCTCGCCGACGGCCTGGTCGGCTGA
- a CDS encoding RNA polymerase-binding protein RbpA, whose product MASGNAIRGSRVGAGPMGEAERGESAPRARISFWCSNGHETQPSFAHDAQVPDTWDCPRCGFPAGQDKDSPPDPPRTEPYKTHLAYVRERRSDEDGEAILAEALAKLRGEI is encoded by the coding sequence GTGGCAAGTGGCAACGCGATCCGGGGAAGCCGGGTCGGAGCGGGGCCGATGGGGGAGGCCGAGCGGGGCGAGTCCGCGCCGCGCGCCCGCATCTCCTTCTGGTGCTCGAACGGGCACGAGACGCAGCCGAGCTTCGCCCATGACGCACAGGTGCCGGACACCTGGGACTGTCCGCGCTGCGGCTTCCCGGCCGGCCAGGACAAGGACAGCCCGCCCGACCCGCCCCGCACCGAGCCGTACAAGACGCATCTGGCGTACGTACGCGAGCGGCGGAGCGACGAGGACGGCGAGGCGATCCTCGCCGAGGCGCTGGCCAAACTCCGCGGCGAGATCTGA
- the gap gene encoding type I glyceraldehyde-3-phosphate dehydrogenase, with protein MTIRVGINGFGRIGRNYFRALLEQGADIEIVAVNDLGDTATTAHLLKYDTILGRLKAEVSHTADTITVDGHTVKVLSERNPADIPWGELGVDIVIESTGIFTKKADAEKHITGGAKKVLISAPAKDEDITIVMGVNQDQYDAANHNVISNASCTTNCVAPMAKVLDENFGIVKGLMTTVHAYTNDQRILDFPHSDLRRARAAAENIIPTTTGAAKATALVLPQLKGKLDGIAMRVPVPTGSATDLVVTLQREVTKDEVNAAFKKASDDGALKGFLTYTEDPIVSSDIVGDPSSCTFDSSLTMVQEGNSVKILGWYDNEWGYSNRLVDLTVFVGEQL; from the coding sequence GTGACGATCCGCGTAGGCATCAACGGCTTCGGCCGCATCGGCCGCAACTACTTCCGCGCTCTGCTGGAGCAGGGTGCGGACATCGAGATCGTCGCTGTCAACGACCTGGGTGACACTGCGACCACGGCCCACCTGCTGAAGTACGACACCATTCTGGGTCGTCTCAAGGCAGAGGTCAGCCACACCGCCGACACCATCACCGTCGATGGTCACACCGTCAAGGTGCTCTCCGAGCGCAACCCGGCCGACATCCCCTGGGGTGAGCTGGGCGTCGACATCGTCATCGAGTCGACCGGCATCTTCACCAAGAAGGCCGACGCCGAGAAGCACATCACGGGCGGCGCCAAGAAGGTCCTCATCTCGGCTCCGGCCAAGGACGAGGACATCACCATCGTGATGGGCGTCAACCAGGACCAGTACGACGCGGCCAACCACAACGTCATCTCCAACGCCTCCTGCACCACCAACTGTGTGGCGCCGATGGCCAAGGTTCTCGACGAGAACTTCGGCATCGTCAAGGGCCTGATGACGACGGTCCACGCGTACACCAACGACCAGCGGATCCTGGACTTCCCGCACTCGGACCTGCGTCGCGCCCGCGCCGCCGCCGAGAACATCATCCCGACCACCACCGGTGCCGCCAAGGCCACCGCCCTGGTGCTCCCGCAGCTCAAGGGCAAGCTCGACGGCATCGCGATGCGCGTCCCGGTCCCGACCGGCTCCGCCACCGACCTGGTCGTCACCCTCCAGCGCGAGGTCACCAAGGACGAGGTCAACGCCGCGTTCAAGAAGGCCTCCGACGACGGCGCCCTCAAGGGCTTCCTGACGTACACCGAGGACCCGATCGTCTCCTCGGACATCGTCGGCGACCCGTCGTCCTGCACCTTCGACTCCTCCCTGACCATGGTCCAGGAGGGCAACTCGGTGAAGATCCTCGGCTGGTACGACAACGAGTGGGGCTACTCCAACCGCCTCGTCGACCTCACGGTCTTCGTCGGCGAACAGCTCTGA
- a CDS encoding PH domain-containing protein: protein MTQGEGTAVVLRPPRNTVNERAVGWWRAQWLLLAAAPVVPLVVLGALIEPARFWLLLPAAVLAGAGTAAAVLLPLWWFRTHRWEITEDAVYVRTGFFRQEWRIAPMSRIQTVDTVRGPLEQLFRLATVTVTTASAKGAVRIAGLDHEVAADLAQQLTRITRDTPGDAT, encoded by the coding sequence ATGACCCAGGGGGAGGGGACGGCGGTAGTGCTCCGGCCGCCGCGCAACACGGTGAACGAGCGCGCCGTCGGCTGGTGGCGGGCCCAGTGGCTGCTGCTGGCGGCCGCGCCCGTCGTGCCGCTCGTGGTGCTGGGCGCGCTGATCGAGCCCGCCCGCTTCTGGCTGCTGCTGCCCGCCGCGGTCCTGGCCGGGGCGGGCACGGCGGCCGCCGTCCTCCTCCCCCTGTGGTGGTTCCGTACGCACCGCTGGGAGATCACCGAGGACGCGGTGTACGTCCGCACCGGGTTCTTCCGGCAGGAGTGGCGGATCGCCCCGATGTCCCGCATCCAGACCGTCGACACCGTACGGGGCCCGCTGGAACAGCTCTTCCGGCTCGCCACCGTCACGGTCACCACCGCCTCCGCCAAGGGCGCGGTGCGGATCGCGGGCCTGGACCACGAGGTCGCCGCCGACCTCGCCCAGCAGCTCACCCGGATCACCCGCGACACGCCCGGCGACGCCACATGA
- the tpiA gene encoding triose-phosphate isomerase, translating to MTTRTPLMAGNWKMNLNHLEAIAHVQKLSFALADKDYEDVEVAVLPPFTDLRSVQTLVDGDKLKIKYGAQDISAHDSGAYTGEISGPMLAKLRCTYVAVGHSERRQYHGENDEICNAKVKAAYKHGLTPILCVGEGLDIRKAGDQVSYTLAQLDGALKDLPAEQAETIVIAYEPVWAIGTGEVATPEDAQEVCGAIRGRLAELYSQELADAVRIQYGGSVKSGNVAAIMAQPDVDGALIGGAALDADEFVKIVRFRDQ from the coding sequence ATGACCACCCGTACCCCGCTGATGGCGGGCAACTGGAAGATGAACCTCAACCACCTCGAGGCCATCGCCCACGTCCAGAAGCTCTCCTTCGCCCTGGCCGACAAGGACTACGAGGACGTCGAGGTCGCCGTCCTGCCGCCCTTCACCGACCTGCGCTCCGTGCAGACCCTGGTGGACGGCGACAAGCTGAAGATCAAGTACGGCGCCCAGGACATCTCGGCGCACGACTCCGGCGCGTACACCGGTGAGATCTCCGGCCCCATGCTCGCCAAGCTGCGCTGCACGTACGTGGCCGTCGGCCACAGCGAGCGCCGCCAGTACCACGGCGAGAACGACGAGATCTGCAACGCCAAGGTGAAGGCCGCCTACAAGCACGGCCTGACCCCGATCCTCTGCGTCGGCGAGGGCCTGGACATCCGCAAGGCCGGTGACCAGGTCTCCTACACGCTCGCGCAGCTCGACGGCGCCCTGAAGGACCTCCCGGCCGAGCAGGCCGAGACCATCGTGATCGCCTACGAGCCGGTCTGGGCCATCGGGACCGGCGAGGTCGCCACCCCCGAGGACGCCCAGGAGGTCTGCGGCGCGATCCGCGGCAGGCTGGCCGAGCTGTACTCCCAGGAGCTGGCCGACGCCGTCCGTATCCAGTACGGCGGCTCGGTGAAGTCCGGCAACGTCGCGGCCATCATGGCGCAGCCCGACGTGGACGGCGCCCTCATCGGCGGCGCCGCGCTGGACGCCGACGAGTTCGTCAAGATCGTCCGCTTCCGCGACCAGTGA
- the pgi gene encoding glucose-6-phosphate isomerase: MNAASRTKLNQTPEWTALAQHREELGAPQLRELFARQPERGTAYTLRVGDLHLDYSKHLVTDETLRLLRELAAATGVAELRDAMFRGEKINTTEDRAVLHTALRAPRDAVVEVDGENVVPGVHAVLDKMAGFAEKVRSGQWTGHTGKPVKNIVNIGIGGSDLGPAMAYEVLRSFTDRALTLRFVSNVDGADLHEAVRDLDPAETLFVIASKTFTTIETITNATSARDWLLTELKAGQDAVAQHFVALSTNAEKVEDFGIDTANMFEFWDWVGGRYSFDSAIGLSLMVAIGPDRFREMLDGFHLVDEHFRTAPAEENAPLLLGLLGVWYGNFFDAQSHAVLPYSHYLSKFTAYLQQLDMESNGKSVDRDGDPVDWQTGPVVWGTPGTNGQHAYYQLIHQGTKMIPADFIGFAAPVHDLLPGLIAQHDLLMANFFAQTQALAFGKTPEEVRAEGVPEELVPHKTFRGNHPTTTILADKLTPSVLGQLIALYEHKVFVQGAIWSIDSFDQWGVELGKVLAKKIEPLLTGDGGADAGELDSSTAALVDAYRTLRGR; this comes from the coding sequence ATGAACGCAGCAAGCCGAACCAAGCTCAACCAGACGCCCGAGTGGACGGCTCTCGCCCAGCACCGTGAGGAGCTCGGCGCACCCCAGCTGCGCGAGCTGTTCGCACGGCAGCCGGAGCGCGGCACCGCCTACACCCTCCGGGTCGGCGACCTCCACCTCGACTACTCCAAGCACCTGGTCACCGACGAGACACTGCGCCTGCTGCGCGAGCTCGCCGCCGCCACCGGGGTCGCGGAGCTGCGGGACGCGATGTTCCGCGGCGAGAAGATCAACACCACCGAGGACCGGGCGGTCCTGCACACCGCGCTCCGCGCCCCGCGCGACGCGGTCGTCGAGGTCGACGGGGAGAACGTCGTACCGGGCGTGCACGCCGTCCTGGACAAGATGGCCGGCTTCGCCGAGAAGGTCCGGTCGGGACAGTGGACCGGCCACACCGGCAAGCCCGTCAAGAACATCGTCAACATCGGCATCGGCGGCTCCGACCTCGGCCCCGCCATGGCGTACGAGGTGCTGCGCTCGTTCACCGACCGCGCGCTCACCCTCCGCTTCGTCTCCAACGTCGACGGCGCCGACCTGCACGAGGCCGTCCGTGACCTCGACCCGGCCGAGACGCTGTTCGTCATCGCCTCGAAGACGTTCACGACGATCGAGACCATCACCAACGCCACGTCCGCCCGGGACTGGCTGCTGACCGAGCTGAAGGCCGGTCAGGACGCCGTCGCCCAGCACTTCGTGGCCCTGTCGACCAATGCCGAGAAGGTCGAGGACTTCGGCATCGACACGGCCAACATGTTCGAGTTCTGGGACTGGGTCGGCGGCCGCTACTCCTTCGACTCGGCGATCGGCCTCTCGCTGATGGTCGCCATCGGACCGGACCGCTTCCGCGAGATGCTCGACGGCTTCCACCTCGTCGACGAGCACTTCCGCACCGCCCCCGCCGAGGAGAACGCGCCGCTCCTCCTCGGCCTCCTCGGCGTCTGGTACGGCAACTTCTTCGACGCCCAGTCGCACGCGGTGCTGCCGTACAGCCACTACCTGTCCAAGTTCACCGCGTACCTCCAGCAGCTCGACATGGAGTCCAACGGCAAGTCCGTGGACCGCGACGGCGACCCCGTCGACTGGCAGACCGGACCGGTCGTCTGGGGCACACCCGGCACCAACGGGCAGCACGCGTACTACCAGTTGATCCACCAGGGCACCAAGATGATCCCGGCCGACTTCATCGGCTTCGCCGCCCCGGTCCACGACCTGCTGCCCGGTCTGATCGCCCAGCACGACCTGCTGATGGCCAACTTCTTCGCCCAGACCCAGGCCCTCGCCTTCGGAAAGACGCCCGAGGAGGTCCGGGCGGAAGGAGTCCCCGAGGAGCTGGTCCCGCACAAGACGTTCCGGGGCAACCACCCCACCACGACGATCCTCGCCGACAAGCTGACGCCCTCGGTCCTCGGCCAGCTCATCGCGCTGTACGAGCACAAGGTCTTCGTCCAGGGCGCGATCTGGAGCATCGACTCCTTCGACCAGTGGGGCGTGGAGCTCGGCAAGGTCCTCGCCAAGAAGATCGAACCGCTGCTGACCGGTGACGGGGGCGCGGACGCCGGGGAGCTGGACAGCTCCACCGCCGCCCTGGTCGACGCCTACCGCACGCTGCGCGGGCGCTGA
- the secG gene encoding preprotein translocase subunit SecG: MVLAFQIALIVFSLLLMLLVLMHKGKGGGLSDMFGGGMQSSVGGSSVAERNLDRITVVVGLAWFACVVVLGLLVKLDS, encoded by the coding sequence GTGGTTTTGGCGTTCCAGATCGCTCTGATCGTCTTCAGCCTGCTGCTGATGCTGCTGGTGCTCATGCACAAGGGCAAGGGCGGCGGCCTCTCCGACATGTTCGGTGGCGGAATGCAGTCCTCCGTCGGCGGCTCCTCGGTCGCCGAGCGCAACCTCGACCGGATCACCGTCGTGGTCGGCCTGGCCTGGTTCGCGTGCGTCGTGGTGCTCGGTCTGCTCGTCAAGCTGGACAGCTGA
- the pgk gene encoding phosphoglycerate kinase produces MKTIDELLAEGVAGKRVFVRADLNVPLDGTTITDDGRIRAVVPTIAKLAEAGARVVVASHLGRPKGAPDPAFSLAPAAARLGELLGAEVAFAADTVGESARATVGGLADGRVAVIENLRFNAGETSKDDAERGAFADRLAGLADIYVGDGFGAVHRKHASVFDLPARLPHYAGYLIATEVGVLKKLTTDVARPYAVVLGGAKVSDKLGVIDHLLERADRILIGGGMAYTFLKAQGHEVGSSLLQEDQIPAVQEYLRRAEEKGVEFVLPVDVVVAPSFPDLKTKAPAHPTTVAADAMPAGQMGLDNGPETNKLYASKLADAATVFWNGPMGVFEHPDFADGTRAVAQALVDSSAFSVVGGGDSAAAVRILGFDENAFGHISTGGGASLEYLEGKTLPGLAALED; encoded by the coding sequence ATGAAGACGATCGACGAACTTCTCGCCGAAGGGGTCGCGGGCAAGCGGGTATTCGTCCGTGCCGACCTCAACGTGCCGCTGGACGGCACCACGATCACCGACGACGGCCGTATCCGCGCCGTCGTCCCGACGATCGCCAAGCTCGCCGAGGCCGGCGCGCGTGTCGTCGTCGCCTCGCACCTCGGCCGCCCCAAGGGCGCCCCGGACCCGGCCTTCTCGCTGGCGCCCGCCGCCGCCCGCCTCGGTGAGCTCCTCGGAGCCGAGGTCGCCTTCGCCGCCGACACGGTCGGCGAGTCCGCCCGCGCCACGGTCGGCGGCCTCGCCGACGGCCGCGTCGCGGTCATCGAGAACCTCCGCTTCAACGCCGGCGAGACGTCCAAGGACGACGCCGAGCGCGGTGCCTTCGCCGATCGGCTGGCCGGGCTCGCGGACATCTACGTGGGCGACGGCTTCGGCGCGGTGCACCGCAAGCACGCCTCGGTCTTCGACCTCCCGGCCCGGCTCCCGCACTACGCGGGCTACCTCATCGCCACCGAGGTCGGCGTCCTGAAGAAGCTCACCACCGACGTCGCGCGGCCCTACGCGGTCGTCCTCGGCGGCGCCAAGGTCTCCGACAAGCTCGGTGTGATCGACCACCTGCTGGAGCGGGCCGACCGCATCCTCATCGGCGGCGGCATGGCGTACACCTTCCTCAAGGCCCAGGGCCACGAGGTCGGCAGCTCGCTGCTCCAGGAGGACCAGATCCCGGCCGTCCAGGAGTACCTGCGACGCGCCGAGGAGAAGGGCGTGGAGTTCGTCCTCCCCGTCGACGTCGTGGTCGCCCCGTCCTTCCCGGACCTGAAGACCAAGGCCCCGGCCCACCCCACCACGGTCGCCGCCGACGCCATGCCGGCCGGCCAGATGGGGCTGGACAACGGCCCGGAGACCAACAAGCTCTACGCATCGAAGCTCGCCGACGCGGCCACCGTCTTCTGGAACGGCCCGATGGGCGTCTTCGAGCACCCCGACTTCGCCGACGGCACCCGCGCGGTCGCCCAGGCGCTCGTCGACTCGTCGGCCTTCAGCGTCGTCGGCGGTGGCGACTCCGCCGCGGCCGTTCGCATCCTGGGCTTCGACGAGAATGCTTTCGGACATATTTCGACCGGTGGCGGCGCGAGTCTCGAATACCTCGAGGGCAAGACGCTTCCCGGCCTCGCCGCACTGGAGGACTGA
- the yvcK gene encoding uridine diphosphate-N-acetylglucosamine-binding protein YvcK codes for MTGRNLRMRRLSRATSALSGRKRGAQPKVVALGGGMGLSASLAALRRITGDLTAVVTVADDGGSSGRLREELGVLPPGDLRKALAALCGDDDWGRTWSRVIQHRFESKGDLHEHAVGNLLIVALWEQLGDHVQALDLVGRLLGAHGRVLPMSAVPLELQALVKGHDPDLPDAIVTVRGQATVALTPGEVQSVHVVPPDPPAVPEAVEAVLDADWVVLGPGSWFSSVIPHLLVPELLDALVTTKARKVLSLNLAPQPGETEGFSPQRHLEVLGRHAPKLALDVVLADEAAVPDRESLADAARRLGAAVELAPVASPDGVPVHDQELLAAAYDRIFRMHGRIGPWR; via the coding sequence GTGACCGGACGCAATCTGCGGATGCGGCGCCTGAGCCGCGCCACCTCGGCGCTCTCCGGCCGCAAGCGCGGTGCTCAACCCAAGGTCGTCGCGCTCGGCGGCGGCATGGGACTCTCGGCGTCCCTGGCGGCGCTGCGCCGCATCACCGGCGATCTCACGGCCGTGGTCACCGTCGCCGACGACGGCGGCTCCAGCGGCCGGCTCCGCGAGGAGCTGGGCGTGCTGCCCCCCGGCGACCTGCGCAAGGCGCTCGCCGCGCTCTGCGGCGACGACGACTGGGGCCGCACCTGGTCCCGGGTCATCCAGCACCGCTTCGAGTCGAAGGGCGACCTCCACGAGCACGCGGTCGGCAATCTGCTGATCGTGGCCCTCTGGGAGCAGCTCGGCGACCACGTGCAGGCGCTCGACCTGGTCGGCAGGCTGCTCGGAGCGCACGGGCGGGTGCTGCCGATGTCGGCCGTCCCGCTGGAGCTCCAGGCGCTGGTCAAGGGCCACGACCCCGATCTGCCCGACGCGATCGTCACCGTGCGCGGCCAGGCCACGGTGGCGCTCACGCCCGGCGAGGTGCAGTCCGTGCACGTGGTCCCGCCCGACCCGCCGGCCGTCCCGGAGGCCGTGGAGGCGGTCCTCGACGCCGACTGGGTGGTGCTCGGTCCCGGCTCCTGGTTCTCCTCGGTGATCCCGCACCTGCTCGTGCCGGAACTGCTCGACGCGCTGGTCACCACGAAGGCCCGCAAGGTCCTCTCGTTGAACCTGGCACCCCAGCCCGGTGAAACAGAAGGCTTCTCACCGCAGCGTCATTTGGAGGTTTTGGGGCGACACGCCCCTAAACTCGCCTTGGACGTGGTGCTGGCCGACGAGGCCGCCGTGCCCGACCGTGAGTCACTCGCCGATGCCGCACGACGGCTGGGAGCCGCGGTCGAGCTGGCGCCGGTGGCATCGCCCGACGGCGTTCCGGTCCATGATCAGGAGCTGTTGGCCGCCGCGTACGACCGTATTTTTCGGATGCATGGAAGGATCGGCCCATGGCGATGA
- the rapZ gene encoding RNase adapter RapZ produces MTENSHETARNSAAHETADRDVTDRDGTDRDTADRADGAADVSTNTPAETGEAAIPELVIISGMSGAGRSTAAKCLEDLGWFVVDNLPPALIPTMVELGARSQGNVARIAVVVDVRGRRFFDNLRESLADLEAKHVTRRIVFLESSDDALVRRFESVRRPHPLQGDGRIVDGIAAERDLLRELRGDADLVIDTSSLNVHELRAKMDAQFAGESEPELRATVMSFGYKYGLPVDADLVVDCRFLPNPHWVPELRPFTGVNEEVSDYVFDQPGAKEFLNQYTELLQLIAAGYRREGKRYVTIAVGCTGGKHRSVAMSEKLSARLAAEGVETVLVHRDMGRE; encoded by the coding sequence ATGACCGAGAACAGCCACGAGACCGCACGGAACAGCGCGGCGCACGAGACCGCGGACCGGGACGTCACCGACCGGGACGGCACCGACCGAGACACCGCAGACCGAGCAGACGGAGCAGCAGACGTGAGTACGAACACCCCGGCCGAGACGGGTGAGGCGGCCATCCCCGAGCTGGTGATCATCTCCGGGATGTCGGGCGCCGGCCGCAGCACCGCCGCCAAGTGTCTGGAGGACCTCGGCTGGTTCGTCGTCGACAACCTGCCGCCCGCGCTGATCCCCACCATGGTGGAGCTCGGCGCCCGCTCGCAGGGCAACGTGGCCCGGATCGCCGTCGTCGTCGACGTACGCGGCCGGCGCTTCTTCGACAACCTCCGCGAATCCCTCGCGGACCTGGAGGCCAAGCACGTCACCCGGCGGATCGTCTTCCTGGAGTCCTCCGACGACGCCCTCGTGCGCCGCTTCGAGTCGGTCCGCCGCCCGCACCCCCTCCAGGGCGACGGCCGCATCGTCGACGGCATCGCGGCCGAGCGCGACCTGCTGCGCGAGCTGCGCGGCGACGCCGACCTGGTCATCGACACCTCCAGCCTCAACGTGCACGAGCTGCGGGCCAAGATGGACGCCCAGTTCGCGGGCGAGTCGGAGCCGGAGCTGCGGGCCACGGTGATGTCCTTCGGCTACAAGTACGGCCTGCCCGTCGACGCCGACCTGGTCGTCGACTGCCGCTTCCTGCCCAACCCGCACTGGGTCCCCGAGCTGCGCCCCTTCACCGGCGTCAACGAGGAGGTGTCCGACTACGTCTTCGACCAGCCGGGCGCCAAGGAGTTCCTCAACCAGTACACCGAGCTGCTCCAGCTGATCGCCGCGGGCTACCGCCGTGAGGGCAAGCGGTACGTGACCATCGCCGTGGGCTGCACCGGCGGCAAGCACCGCTCCGTCGCCATGTCGGAGAAGCTCTCGGCCCGCCTCGCCGCCGAAGGCGTCGAGACCGTCCTCGTCCACCGCGACATGGGGCGAGAGTGA